The following are from one region of the Zonotrichia leucophrys gambelii isolate GWCS_2022_RI chromosome 1A, RI_Zleu_2.0, whole genome shotgun sequence genome:
- the PHF5A gene encoding PHD finger-like domain-containing protein 5A, with the protein MAKHHPDLIFCRKQAGVAIGRLCEKCDGKCVICDSYVRPCTLVRICDECNYGSYQGRCVICGGPGVSDAYYCKECTIQEKDRDGCPKIVNLGSSKTDLFYERKKYGFKKR; encoded by the exons ATGGCCAAGCACCACCCGGATCTCATCTTCTGCCGCAAGCAGGCGGGCGTCG caatcGGAAGACTCTGTGAAAAAT GTGATGGCAAGTGTGTGATCTGTGACTCCTACGTGCGGCCCTGCACCCTGGTGCGCATCTGTGACGAGTGCAACTACGGCTCCTACCAGGGCCGCTGCGTCATCTGCGGGGGGCCCGGCGTGTCTGACGCCTACTACTGCAAGGAGTGCACCATCCAGGAGAAGGAT aGAGATGGTTGCCCTAAGATCGTCAACCTGGGCAGTTCCAAGACAGATCTTTTCtatgaaaggaaaaagtatGGCTTCAAGAAGAGGTGA
- the TOB2 gene encoding protein Tob2 encodes MHLEIKVALNFIISYLYNKLPRRRADLFGEELERLLKKKYEGHWYPEKPLKGSGYRCVHIGETVDPVVELAAKRSGLAVEDVRANVPEELSVWIDPFEVSYQIGEKGSVKVLYLDDSEGCSATELDKEIKSSFNPDAQVFVPIGSQDNSLSNSPSPSFGQSPSPTFIPRSAQPITFTTATFAATKFGSTKMKKGGGAGGGGGGAGAVQQPRMVRSPTTNLLKHKGLSLSMHSLNFVGSAGSQAPQSQLSPNAKEFVYSGASPGASSLFFDGVASESQASSIPPASQFNASTGGTFDMAQVFGGSTNSLFLEKSPFVEGLSYNLNAMQYPSQSFQPVVLAN; translated from the coding sequence ATGCATCTGGAGATCAAAGTTGCTCTTAACTTCATCATCTCATACCTGTACAACAAGCTTCCTCGGAGGCGGGCAGACCTGTTTGGTGAGGAGCTAGAGCGCCTGCTGAAGAAGAAATATGAGGGTCACTGGTACCCAGAGAAACCTCTGAAGGGATCTGGCTATCGCTGTGTTCACATAGGGGAGACGGTGGATCCGGTGGTGGAGCTGGCAGCCAAGCGGAGCGGGCTGGCTGTGGAGGATGTGCGTGCCAACGTGCCAGAAGAGCTGAGTGTCTGGATTGATCCTTTTGAGGTTTCCTACCAGATCGGTGAGAAGGGCTCTGTTAAGGTTCTCTACCTAGATGACAGTGagggctgcagtgccacagagctGGACAAAGAAATCAAGAGCAGCTTCAACCCCGACGCCCAGGTATTTGTCCCTATCGGCAGCCAGGACAACTCGCTGTCCAACTCTCCGTCCCCCTCCTTTGGCCAGTCACCCAGCCCCACCTTCATCCCTCGCTCTGCACAGCCCATCACTTTCACCACTGCCACCTTTGCTGCCACCAAGTTCGGCTCGACCAAGATGaagaagggtggaggagccgGAGGAGGGGGCggtggagcaggggctgtgcagcagccGAGAATGGTCAGGTCTCCCACCACCAACCTGCTGAAGCACAAGGGCCTCTCCCTGTCCATGCACTCTCTGAACTTCGTCGGGAGTGCTGGGAGCCAAGCCCCgcagtcccagctctcccccAATGCCAAGGAGTTCGTTTACAGCGGCGCCTCACCGGGAGCCAGCAGCCTCTTCTTCGATGGTGTTGCCAGTGagagccaggccagcagcatCCCGCCAGCATCGCAGTTCAACGCCAGCACGGGTGGTACCTTCGATATGGCTCAGGTCTTCGGTGGCAGCACCAATAGCCTCTTTTTGGAGAAGTCTCCCTTCGTGGAAGGACTCAGCTACAACCTGAATGCCATGCAGTATCCTAGCCAGTCGTTCCAGCCCGTCGTCCTGGCCAACTGA